One region of Pseudoalteromonas galatheae genomic DNA includes:
- the yhbY gene encoding ribosome assembly RNA-binding protein YhbY encodes MTLSNKQKQFLKGLAHSLNPVVLLGANGLTEGVMAEIEQNLNIHELIKVKVPTNDRETKQLIFEAIVRETNAHKVQTIGHIIVLYRQSEDKKIQLPRN; translated from the coding sequence ATGACCTTATCAAATAAACAAAAGCAGTTCCTAAAAGGGCTAGCTCATTCTTTAAACCCAGTTGTTCTTCTTGGCGCAAACGGCCTAACGGAAGGTGTCATGGCTGAAATTGAGCAAAACCTGAACATTCACGAACTCATCAAGGTAAAAGTACCAACCAATGATCGTGAAACTAAGCAGTTGATTTTTGAAGCAATTGTTCGTGAAACGAACGCGCACAAGGTACAAACAATTGGCCATATCATTGTGTTGTACCGTCAAAGTGAAGACAAAAAGATCCAATTACCTCGTAATTAA
- the rlmE gene encoding 23S rRNA (uridine(2552)-2'-O)-methyltransferase RlmE, with translation MANKKHSASSKRWLKEHVEDPYVHEAQKRGYRSRAVFKLEEIQQKDKLIRKGMTVVDLGAAPGSWSQYLAEQVDIDGQVIACDILPMDSLAGVDFLQGDFREEAVLNALLDRINGKNVDVVFSDMAPNMSGNMSTDQSGSMYLVELALDMCHQVLKPNGAFAVKVFQGEGFDQFVQEVRNCFKVVKIRKPKASRPRSREVYVVATGYKL, from the coding sequence ATGGCAAATAAAAAACATTCCGCCAGTTCGAAACGTTGGTTAAAAGAGCACGTAGAAGACCCTTACGTACATGAGGCCCAAAAGCGTGGCTATCGTTCACGAGCGGTTTTTAAGCTGGAAGAAATCCAACAAAAGGATAAATTGATCCGTAAAGGGATGACGGTAGTTGATTTAGGGGCTGCCCCGGGGAGCTGGTCGCAGTATCTCGCAGAGCAGGTAGATATTGACGGACAAGTGATTGCCTGTGATATCTTACCGATGGACTCATTAGCAGGCGTTGACTTCCTTCAGGGAGACTTCAGAGAAGAAGCGGTATTAAATGCGCTGCTCGACAGAATAAATGGCAAGAACGTAGACGTGGTTTTTTCCGACATGGCTCCAAATATGAGTGGTAATATGTCAACCGATCAATCTGGCAGCATGTATTTAGTCGAACTAGCATTAGATATGTGTCACCAAGTGCTTAAACCAAATGGCGCATTTGCGGTTAAAGTTTTTCAAGGCGAGGGCTTTGATCAATTTGTACAAGAGGTACGTAATTGTTTTAAGGTTGTAAAGATCCGTAAACCAAAAGCGTCTCGTCCTCGTTCACGAGAAGTATATGTAGTGGCGACAGGTTACAAACTGTAG
- the ftsH gene encoding ATP-dependent zinc metalloprotease FtsH, with product MAKNLILWLVIAVVLMTVFQSFNGGEQYDRQTSYTQFVKDVRNGSVREVSIDRQTGMISGVRSSGDRFQTVIPLTDLDLVNDLLKNDVNIKGVAPEEQSFLANIFISWFPMLLLIGVWIFFMRQMQGGGGKGAMSFGKSKARLMSEDQVKTTFADVAGCDEAKEDVTELVDFLRDPSKFQKLGGSIPKGVLMVGPPGTGKTLLAKAVAGEAKVPFFTISGSDFVEMFVGVGASRVRDMFEQAKKAAPCIIFIDEIDAVGRKRGAGMGGGHDEREQTLNQMLVEMDGFEGNEGIIVIAATNRPDVLDPALLRPGRFDRQVVVGLPDIRGREQILNVHMRKVPLDDNVEASVIARGTPGFSGADLANLVNEAALFAARGNKRKVSMAEFDAAKDKIMMGAERKSMVMSEQEKEMTAYHEAGHAIVGRLVPEHDPVYKVSIIPRGRALGVTMYLPEQDRVSHSKQHLESMLSSLYGGRIAEALIYGDDKVTTGASNDIERATDIAKKMVTQWGLSPKLGPQMYLEEQGEMYMGGGSHRMSGMSDETAKLIDAEIKDFIDRNYQRAEQILKDNMDILHTMKDALMKYETIDALQIDDLMERRDVRPPRDAHDIKPEKKAESAKVTEIKPEPKAEKPAEEQSNDTSSNSELDDKS from the coding sequence ATGGCTAAAAATCTAATACTCTGGTTAGTGATTGCAGTAGTGCTAATGACTGTGTTCCAGAGCTTTAACGGTGGCGAACAATATGATCGCCAAACGAGTTACACACAATTTGTAAAGGATGTGCGCAATGGCTCTGTAAGAGAAGTCAGTATTGACCGTCAAACGGGCATGATTAGTGGCGTTCGTTCTAGTGGAGATCGTTTCCAGACAGTGATCCCATTAACTGATTTAGATCTAGTTAATGATTTACTTAAGAATGACGTAAATATCAAAGGTGTTGCACCGGAAGAACAGTCTTTCTTGGCAAATATCTTTATTTCTTGGTTCCCAATGTTGCTGCTTATCGGGGTATGGATTTTCTTCATGCGCCAAATGCAAGGCGGTGGCGGCAAAGGCGCGATGTCGTTTGGTAAAAGTAAAGCTCGATTAATGAGCGAAGACCAAGTTAAGACAACATTTGCGGATGTTGCTGGTTGTGATGAAGCGAAAGAAGATGTTACTGAGCTAGTCGATTTCTTGCGTGATCCGTCAAAGTTTCAAAAGTTGGGCGGTAGCATTCCGAAAGGCGTGTTAATGGTTGGCCCTCCTGGTACGGGTAAAACCCTACTTGCTAAAGCCGTTGCTGGTGAAGCAAAAGTACCATTCTTTACCATTTCGGGTTCTGACTTCGTAGAAATGTTTGTTGGTGTTGGTGCATCTCGTGTTCGTGATATGTTTGAGCAGGCGAAAAAAGCAGCGCCTTGTATTATCTTTATCGATGAAATCGACGCTGTAGGCCGTAAACGTGGCGCTGGTATGGGCGGTGGTCACGACGAGCGAGAGCAAACGCTTAACCAAATGCTTGTAGAAATGGATGGCTTTGAGGGTAACGAAGGTATTATCGTTATTGCTGCTACTAACCGTCCTGATGTACTAGACCCTGCATTATTACGTCCAGGCCGTTTTGACCGCCAAGTCGTGGTTGGTCTTCCGGATATTCGTGGCCGTGAACAAATCTTAAATGTACACATGCGTAAAGTGCCTTTAGACGATAATGTTGAAGCGTCTGTGATTGCACGTGGTACACCTGGTTTTTCTGGTGCTGACTTAGCTAACCTTGTGAATGAAGCTGCACTTTTTGCCGCTCGTGGCAACAAGCGTAAGGTAAGCATGGCGGAATTTGACGCCGCGAAAGATAAAATCATGATGGGTGCTGAGCGTAAGTCCATGGTGATGAGCGAGCAAGAGAAGGAAATGACGGCTTATCACGAAGCTGGTCACGCGATTGTTGGTCGTTTAGTGCCTGAGCATGACCCAGTATATAAAGTGTCGATTATCCCACGTGGTCGCGCATTAGGTGTAACAATGTACTTACCGGAGCAAGACCGTGTAAGTCACTCTAAGCAACACCTAGAATCTATGCTTTCGAGTTTATACGGTGGTCGTATCGCTGAAGCGCTGATTTACGGCGATGACAAAGTAACGACAGGCGCGAGCAACGATATTGAGCGCGCAACCGATATTGCTAAGAAAATGGTTACGCAGTGGGGCTTAAGTCCGAAACTTGGTCCACAGATGTATTTAGAAGAGCAAGGCGAGATGTACATGGGTGGTGGTTCTCACCGCATGTCAGGTATGTCGGATGAAACTGCTAAGCTTATTGATGCTGAAATTAAAGATTTCATCGATCGCAACTACCAACGTGCGGAGCAAATCCTAAAAGATAATATGGATATTCTTCACACGATGAAAGACGCGTTGATGAAATATGAAACGATTGATGCATTGCAGATTGATGACTTAATGGAGCGCCGTGATGTTCGTCCACCAAGGGATGCACATGACATTAAGCCAGAGAAAAAAGCGGAATCTGCGAAAGTAACAGAGATAAAGCCTGAGCCTAAAGCTGAAAAACCAGCAGAAGAGCAGTCAAACGACACATCATCAAACTCAGAACTTGATGACAAATCGTAA
- the folP gene encoding dihydropteroate synthase — protein MYELRLPKGRTLSLDKPQVMGILNVTPDSFSDGGHFTHLDSAIEQANLMLSQGATILDIGGESTRPGAPDVQLEEELQRVIPVIQAIRTHSNCVISVDTSKAEVMKQAIEAGADIINDVRALQEPGALEVAAQYGDVPICLMHMQGQPRSMQNNPHYDDLFSDISQFFEARISACKQAGIDINRLILDPGFGFGKSLEHNFQILGWLDKFHAFNLPILTGLSRKSMFGQLLTRETHERVAASLAGALICVQKGAHIIRVHDVKETSDALNVWLASVNGVTQ, from the coding sequence ATGTACGAGTTACGTTTACCCAAAGGGCGCACCCTTAGTTTAGATAAGCCTCAGGTAATGGGGATTTTAAATGTTACTCCCGACTCATTTTCTGACGGTGGACATTTTACTCACCTTGATAGTGCGATAGAGCAAGCAAATTTAATGCTTTCACAAGGCGCTACCATCTTAGATATAGGTGGAGAGTCCACTCGTCCCGGTGCGCCAGACGTACAATTAGAAGAAGAATTACAGCGCGTAATACCGGTTATTCAAGCAATTCGTACACACTCTAACTGTGTGATTTCGGTAGATACCAGTAAAGCCGAGGTGATGAAACAAGCAATAGAGGCTGGCGCTGATATCATTAATGATGTTCGAGCGTTGCAAGAGCCAGGTGCGCTCGAAGTCGCAGCTCAATACGGTGATGTACCAATTTGTTTAATGCATATGCAAGGTCAACCTCGCTCAATGCAAAATAACCCTCACTATGATGACTTATTTTCAGACATCAGTCAGTTTTTCGAAGCTAGGATCAGTGCGTGCAAGCAAGCTGGGATTGATATCAATCGGCTGATTTTAGATCCTGGCTTTGGCTTCGGTAAATCTCTAGAGCATAACTTTCAGATATTAGGCTGGCTGGACAAGTTTCACGCTTTCAATTTGCCTATTCTGACAGGTCTCTCTAGAAAGTCCATGTTTGGACAACTACTCACTCGGGAAACGCATGAGCGCGTAGCTGCGAGTCTAGCTGGTGCACTGATATGTGTGCAGAAAGGCGCGCACATAATTCGTGTTCATGACGTAAAAGAAACAAGCGACGCGCTTAATGTATGGCTAGCGTCGGTCAATGGAGTTACTCAATGA
- the glmM gene encoding phosphoglucosamine mutase encodes MTTRKYFGTDGVRGMVGEFPITPEFAMKLGWAAGKVLSERGTKKVIIGKDTRISGYLLETALEAGLIAAGINVILLGPMPTPAVAYLTQTFRAEAGIVISASHNPYHDNGIKFFGGDGKKLPDEVELAIEAKLDEPMTCVASEKLGKAKRLESADGRYIEFCKGQFPKELSLEGLKVVLDCANGATYHIAPSVMRELGADVITTACEPNGVNINEKCGATHVEALKKAVLEHQADVGIAYDGDGDRVMMVDHDGHVFDGDDIVYIIACQAHADGTLGGGVVGTVMSNMGLENALKSRGIAFERSKVGDRYVMELLGEKGWKIGGESSGHVLNLDLISTGDGIVSSLQVLAAMVAQNKTLKDLGDGFSKYPMKMINVRYSTKDDPTEQDAVKAVVAEVETQLAGKGRVLLRKSGTEPVVRVMVEAQQQKQVIDFAQKIAEVVESVSN; translated from the coding sequence ATGACAACAAGAAAGTACTTCGGTACGGATGGTGTAAGGGGCATGGTGGGCGAGTTCCCAATTACGCCTGAGTTTGCAATGAAACTAGGCTGGGCGGCTGGAAAAGTGCTGTCTGAGCGTGGTACCAAAAAGGTAATTATTGGCAAAGATACCCGCATTTCTGGCTACCTTCTTGAAACCGCGTTAGAGGCTGGATTAATTGCCGCTGGGATCAATGTGATTTTATTAGGGCCGATGCCGACACCTGCTGTTGCTTATTTGACACAAACGTTCAGAGCTGAGGCTGGTATTGTGATCAGTGCATCTCATAATCCATACCATGACAATGGCATCAAGTTTTTTGGTGGCGATGGTAAAAAGCTCCCTGACGAGGTGGAACTTGCAATAGAAGCAAAGCTGGATGAGCCGATGACGTGTGTAGCGTCTGAAAAGCTCGGTAAAGCTAAGCGCCTAGAGAGTGCGGATGGTCGCTATATCGAATTTTGTAAAGGCCAGTTCCCTAAAGAGCTATCGCTTGAAGGTTTGAAAGTGGTGCTGGACTGCGCAAATGGCGCGACTTACCACATTGCGCCAAGTGTCATGCGTGAACTTGGTGCGGACGTGATCACAACTGCGTGTGAACCGAATGGTGTTAACATCAACGAAAAATGCGGTGCAACGCATGTCGAAGCGTTGAAAAAAGCCGTGCTTGAACATCAAGCGGATGTTGGTATTGCTTATGACGGTGATGGTGATCGAGTCATGATGGTCGATCACGACGGTCATGTATTTGATGGTGATGACATCGTCTATATTATTGCATGCCAGGCTCATGCCGATGGCACATTAGGTGGCGGTGTTGTAGGTACGGTGATGTCTAACATGGGGCTCGAAAACGCCCTTAAATCACGCGGAATTGCTTTTGAGCGCAGTAAGGTCGGTGACCGCTATGTGATGGAGCTTCTTGGTGAGAAAGGCTGGAAAATCGGCGGCGAAAGCTCAGGTCACGTTTTAAATCTGGATCTGATCAGCACCGGTGATGGCATTGTCTCGAGCTTACAAGTGCTTGCCGCCATGGTTGCGCAGAATAAAACATTAAAAGATTTGGGTGACGGTTTTAGCAAATACCCAATGAAGATGATTAATGTGCGTTATAGCACTAAAGATGATCCAACCGAGCAAGACGCTGTTAAAGCGGTTGTCGCTGAAGTTGAAACTCAGCTTGCCGGAAAGGGCAGAGTGCTATTGCGTAAATCTGGTACAGAGCCAGTGGTTCGCGTCATGGTTGAAGCTCAGCAACAGAAGCAAGTTATCGATTTTGCCCAAAAAATCGCTGAAGTTGTTGAATCTGTGAGCAATTAA
- the tpiA gene encoding triose-phosphate isomerase, producing MTTRKQIVAGNWKMNGSKALVDQISEAVSNQTFKADVIIFPPAMLIEQAASKGLTVGTQTVSEYKEGAYTGEVQASLAKSLGATYTLVGHSERRAIYGESDEDVANKFAHAQEQGLTPILCVGETEEERENGQTEQVVARQINAVITKLGVAALANSVIAYEPVWAIGTGKTASPEQAQAVHKFIRDLLSDNDKQIAQSLQLLYGGSVNEQNSELLFAQDDIDGGLIGGASLKPESFAAICRSAKG from the coding sequence ATGACAACTAGAAAGCAAATTGTTGCTGGTAACTGGAAAATGAATGGCTCAAAAGCTCTTGTTGACCAAATATCAGAAGCAGTAAGCAATCAAACATTTAAAGCAGATGTAATTATTTTTCCTCCTGCTATGCTCATTGAGCAAGCAGCAAGTAAAGGGCTTACTGTCGGAACACAAACTGTTTCGGAATATAAAGAAGGCGCATACACTGGAGAAGTTCAGGCGTCCCTAGCAAAATCGCTAGGAGCAACATATACCTTAGTTGGTCATTCAGAGCGTCGAGCTATTTATGGCGAAAGCGATGAAGATGTTGCTAATAAATTTGCACATGCTCAAGAACAAGGTTTAACACCAATTTTATGTGTTGGTGAGACCGAAGAAGAAAGAGAAAATGGGCAGACAGAGCAAGTAGTTGCTAGGCAAATAAACGCAGTTATCACCAAATTAGGTGTAGCAGCGTTAGCAAACTCTGTGATAGCATACGAACCTGTTTGGGCTATTGGTACTGGTAAAACAGCATCTCCAGAGCAAGCGCAAGCAGTACACAAATTTATACGTGATTTGCTTTCAGATAATGACAAGCAAATCGCACAATCACTGCAGCTCCTTTACGGCGGCAGTGTTAATGAACAGAACAGTGAATTGTTATTCGCACAAGACGATATAGACGGTGGACTTATCGGTGGCGCAAGCCTAAAACCTGAGAGTTTCGCTGCTATATGCAGAAGTGCAAAAGGATAA
- the secG gene encoding preprotein translocase subunit SecG: MYEILMVVYLIVALALIGMVLIQQGKGADMGSSFGAGASATVFGSSGAGNFMTKTTTILATVFFVLSIVLGNLTTGQIKKTNEWENLEAPAAATTVPATNDVPATEENPASDVPN, translated from the coding sequence ATGTACGAAATTCTAATGGTTGTTTACTTAATTGTGGCATTAGCATTAATTGGTATGGTGTTAATTCAACAAGGTAAAGGCGCAGACATGGGCTCTTCGTTTGGTGCAGGTGCGTCAGCGACAGTTTTTGGCTCATCAGGCGCAGGCAACTTTATGACCAAGACAACAACAATATTGGCAACTGTATTCTTTGTGCTAAGTATTGTTCTAGGTAATCTAACTACAGGTCAGATTAAAAAGACTAACGAGTGGGAAAACCTAGAGGCACCAGCTGCTGCAACAACAGTTCCAGCAACAAATGATGTGCCAGCGACAGAAGAAAATCCAGCTTCTGACGTGCCTAACTAA
- a CDS encoding tetratricopeptide repeat protein gives MLPVLIVVSSLTVLAPDELFKTLRVIQDLNISNPAQATRAYEAVLPKLPVQPSKGLYELHRAGLEASIKSNNVRRITEIVELFSESADWLTYLQSEKGLIANNLAIYYRRINQPALAQINYECALRYSTHDQRPRIVNNLAVLYRTMGQLKEAINILTPTLSDVKDEQLEAALNNNLANVYFDMSKYQHAARLYRQAFLYHQKSGQAYEASYTGLNLLNVYLLANQWKNYRRYRNTVKAQLSAAEDRELSIVFMWQELIFQKSRNGLNPKAEQVEFLMSTLPKLIQSDYGSNMEKYVYTLQLPELIASYNTLLSEQQKTSPNVSTEAPLLGVALSWCESNNS, from the coding sequence GTGCTTCCAGTTTTAATTGTTGTTTCTTCCCTGACAGTACTTGCACCTGATGAGCTGTTTAAGACATTGCGGGTTATTCAAGATTTAAACATCTCTAACCCAGCACAAGCAACTCGAGCCTATGAAGCAGTATTACCCAAACTACCAGTGCAGCCCTCAAAAGGTTTATATGAGCTACATCGAGCAGGCTTAGAGGCATCAATAAAATCAAATAATGTACGTAGAATAACTGAAATTGTGGAGCTATTTTCTGAAAGTGCTGATTGGCTTACCTATCTTCAGTCAGAGAAAGGGTTAATTGCAAACAATCTTGCGATTTATTATCGCCGCATTAATCAACCTGCTCTTGCTCAAATAAACTACGAATGTGCACTCAGGTACTCAACTCATGATCAAAGGCCCCGTATCGTTAATAATCTCGCGGTTTTATATCGAACGATGGGACAGTTAAAAGAAGCAATCAATATTTTAACACCAACATTGTCTGACGTTAAAGATGAGCAACTGGAAGCGGCACTTAACAATAACTTAGCCAATGTTTATTTTGATATGAGCAAATACCAACATGCTGCAAGACTATATAGACAAGCTTTTCTTTATCACCAAAAATCAGGGCAAGCATATGAGGCGAGTTATACCGGGTTAAATTTGTTAAACGTTTATTTGCTCGCAAATCAATGGAAAAACTATAGACGCTATAGGAATACAGTAAAAGCTCAGCTAAGTGCAGCAGAGGATAGAGAATTGTCGATTGTGTTTATGTGGCAGGAGTTAATTTTTCAAAAAAGTAGAAATGGTTTAAACCCAAAAGCAGAGCAAGTGGAGTTTCTCATGTCGACTTTACCCAAGTTGATCCAAAGTGACTACGGCAGCAACATGGAAAAATATGTTTATACACTACAGCTCCCAGAGTTGATAGCATCTTATAATACCTTGCTGTCCGAGCAGCAAAAAACATCACCTAATGTATCAACAGAGGCTCCACTGTTAGGCGTCGCGCTGTCCTGGTGTGAGAGCAATAACTCATAA